A part of Paenibacillus donghaensis genomic DNA contains:
- a CDS encoding zinc ribbon domain-containing protein yields MSVEQNKLGISLNHVKEGLEQRKRKIQNHQEITSLQHKVKEASQQKTKIYLELGKMVHKMIRDGRIQNEELLQMVRPITAQDRLIYETLKQIEQINILLPNHVKCECGTFLPEDQPYCTACGSKNLQYELDTTQSLKICSGCEAEIAQSSVFCPCCGIATMDVMQEGS; encoded by the coding sequence GTGTCTGTAGAGCAAAACAAACTGGGCATTAGCCTGAATCATGTGAAGGAGGGCTTGGAACAGAGAAAGAGAAAAATACAGAATCATCAAGAGATCACTTCGCTGCAGCATAAGGTGAAAGAGGCGTCACAGCAGAAGACTAAGATCTATCTTGAGTTAGGAAAGATGGTACATAAGATGATACGAGATGGTCGTATTCAGAACGAAGAGCTACTTCAGATGGTGCGGCCCATTACTGCGCAGGATAGACTCATTTATGAGACATTGAAACAGATAGAACAAATAAATATACTTCTCCCTAACCATGTGAAATGTGAATGCGGGACTTTTTTGCCGGAAGACCAGCCTTATTGCACGGCATGTGGTTCGAAAAATTTACAGTATGAATTGGACACTACTCAGTCATTGAAGATCTGCAGCGGTTGTGAAGCAGAGATTGCGCAATCGTCAGTCTTCTGTCCTTGTTGCGGTATTGCCACTATGGATGTTATGCAGGAGGGGAGTTAA
- a CDS encoding zinc ribbon domain-containing protein produces MYCAKCGMKNADYALYCGNDGYDLQLSSSEIHLQPIEAGYCSACGVSMARHAAYCSACGEEAGSHVAIQTSVSSILKPGNADNRRITTFRCGVDIKSFLTRGMLGGVAAVAVLLILSMVISITLNKQIPELMSEENPYIELLNQYEIDSNFTIFGVSETAMAVNLISSSMHINGDVDLFGSQGLNIHMGLIALLVVPFVALVFGGYLSARIYRLSEKREGFLVSMVIGLYYGGSLLIVSRLAGFSKQIGMEMYTYDQSSKLVYSFSWVEALFFGWLLGTLFSWIGYRLYTRIHSDKKWLLKESAVAQAIRAVVIGLATLSLLTFVIMAMKFGQQISTSANLLLAPQLGLYLLNLSHLGTIHFGGEGEKLHYSLLAGLRSDSVEDLNGYNGFFLAPHFLDGYVYCGLFITLIILIWVGYGYVRTLRQSPNLLSSIGIFSVTYGAMMAFLAKISLIGFTMAGGGQSEDGWFMSTFYLNFSMGYVFLTSFIISLLMLLVGSFVSQKLH; encoded by the coding sequence TTGTACTGCGCCAAATGTGGCATGAAAAATGCGGATTATGCTTTGTATTGCGGGAATGACGGATATGACCTGCAGCTCAGCAGCAGTGAGATTCACTTACAGCCTATAGAAGCGGGATATTGTTCAGCTTGCGGAGTATCCATGGCGAGACACGCAGCATACTGCAGCGCATGTGGTGAGGAGGCTGGCAGTCATGTAGCTATTCAAACGTCGGTTTCATCAATCCTTAAGCCAGGGAATGCGGACAATCGTAGGATAACCACTTTCAGATGTGGAGTAGATATCAAATCGTTTTTAACAAGAGGGATGCTTGGCGGTGTTGCGGCTGTTGCTGTCCTGTTAATCCTTAGCATGGTCATCAGTATTACCCTGAATAAGCAAATACCTGAGCTGATGAGTGAAGAAAATCCTTACATAGAGCTATTGAATCAATATGAAATAGACAGTAATTTTACGATATTTGGAGTTTCCGAGACAGCCATGGCTGTTAATCTTATCTCTTCCAGTATGCACATAAATGGAGATGTTGATTTGTTCGGAAGTCAGGGGCTTAACATCCATATGGGGCTGATAGCTCTGCTGGTGGTGCCGTTTGTAGCGCTGGTCTTCGGGGGGTACTTGTCAGCCCGTATCTATCGTCTCTCCGAGAAGCGGGAAGGTTTCTTGGTCTCCATGGTAATCGGTTTATATTATGGTGGAAGTCTGCTAATCGTATCCAGGCTGGCGGGATTCTCCAAACAGATCGGGATGGAAATGTATACCTACGACCAGTCTTCAAAGTTGGTTTACTCGTTTTCTTGGGTAGAAGCATTATTCTTTGGCTGGCTACTGGGTACCTTGTTTAGCTGGATTGGATACAGATTGTATACCCGTATACATAGCGATAAGAAGTGGCTCTTAAAGGAGAGTGCAGTTGCACAAGCGATTCGCGCAGTTGTTATAGGTCTGGCCACACTGTCTTTACTGACATTTGTTATTATGGCGATGAAGTTTGGGCAACAGATTTCTACTTCTGCCAACCTCCTGTTGGCCCCCCAGTTAGGGCTCTATTTATTGAATTTATCCCATTTGGGAACGATTCATTTTGGCGGAGAGGGGGAGAAGCTACATTACTCATTACTAGCCGGCCTGCGTTCAGACAGCGTGGAGGATTTGAATGGTTACAACGGTTTTTTTCTGGCACCGCATTTTCTAGATGGTTATGTGTACTGTGGCCTATTTATTACTCTCATAATTTTGATATGGGTAGGATATGGATATGTTAGAACCCTAAGACAAAGTCCTAACCTTCTGTCTTCCATTGGTATTTTCAGCGTCACCTATGGTGCCATGATGGCTTTTTTGGCTAAAATATCTTTGATTGGCTTCACGATGGCAGGTGGTGGGCAATCAGAGGATGGCTGGTTCATGAGTACTTTTTATTTGAATTTTAGTATGGGCTACGTATTCCTTACCAGTTTTATTATTTCATTACTGATGCTGCTGGTTGGTTCTTTTGTATCGCAAAAGCTCCATTAA
- a CDS encoding vWA domain-containing protein: MGETDLGEPQPQLEAVPSTEIHLVRKKKSTSWKIPTLAIIAVLLLAGGIYAWRGTLSDNSQAKVETVQAETSDSLGEPVVSPAPPVPTEAVEATPSQTVSPVEPAFIKVNQVDSSQYEKAGVDVYFSLFEDQDLQQEIETMSLSKDMFTVNGQPVYGLSLVEDSDTVSVNLVIDKSGSMQDQPNADVHTSKMDLVREAAVQFIDNIPAAAKGQFEVLSFSSYVPAVADVPFTSNRSMVSSQLSSLESDGGETALYDSLTKALYDTNEQQGPKYVIAFTDGIDSNYGSSVESVIDLSRQLGIPIYMVGFGGEDDKLSYISDETGGQHFFLSVDDDLQTELKRIYDTVFQRYVKQYKLTYLPAKKVAPGQEFSFIMNMNAPQQQAETTSLTYERKLDNNSIAVQNALFEYQVNYAQSVNLLDFSLVQDNVQEGSEFYNNLKKRIEIDYGNANAKGTPKIIDPLENYRIDSISQVQDGAYKIKFFKLFPVLLDNEQVYEADLNTYTLVRSQTSGNWQVSNFGREECSIYRDPSDPGSLCTDNGVKKLFSGDPWPN; this comes from the coding sequence ATGGGAGAAACAGATCTTGGTGAGCCACAGCCACAGCTTGAAGCAGTACCTTCGACTGAGATTCACCTTGTAAGGAAGAAGAAATCTACTTCGTGGAAGATTCCAACACTTGCGATTATCGCAGTATTGCTGTTGGCAGGAGGTATTTATGCCTGGCGGGGGACTCTGAGTGATAATAGTCAAGCTAAGGTGGAGACTGTTCAAGCTGAGACGTCAGATTCATTAGGTGAGCCCGTGGTTTCACCCGCACCACCCGTACCAACCGAAGCGGTAGAAGCAACTCCTTCACAAACGGTTTCCCCGGTGGAACCAGCTTTTATCAAAGTTAATCAGGTGGATTCCTCCCAGTACGAGAAAGCGGGGGTGGATGTATATTTCTCTTTATTCGAAGATCAGGACCTTCAGCAGGAAATTGAAACAATGTCGCTTAGTAAAGACATGTTCACTGTAAACGGACAGCCGGTTTATGGCCTTTCCTTGGTAGAAGATAGTGACACGGTCAGTGTTAATCTGGTTATTGACAAAAGCGGCAGTATGCAAGACCAGCCCAATGCTGATGTACATACTTCCAAGATGGATCTGGTCAGAGAAGCGGCGGTGCAATTCATTGACAATATTCCTGCTGCAGCCAAAGGGCAATTCGAGGTCTTGTCTTTCTCAAGCTATGTTCCGGCTGTTGCTGATGTTCCATTTACTTCTAACCGGAGCATGGTTAGCAGTCAACTCTCCTCTTTGGAATCCGATGGTGGAGAGACCGCTCTGTATGACTCCTTAACCAAAGCTTTATATGATACGAATGAGCAGCAGGGGCCAAAGTATGTAATTGCGTTCACAGATGGCATAGACTCTAACTATGGTTCTTCAGTTGAATCTGTTATTGATCTGTCAAGACAATTGGGGATTCCAATCTACATGGTGGGTTTTGGAGGAGAAGATGACAAATTATCATATATTTCGGATGAAACGGGCGGACAACATTTTTTCCTGAGTGTGGATGATGACCTGCAGACAGAGCTGAAACGCATCTATGATACGGTTTTCCAAAGATATGTGAAGCAGTACAAGCTGACTTATCTTCCGGCAAAAAAAGTGGCTCCGGGTCAAGAATTTTCGTTCATAATGAACATGAACGCTCCACAGCAACAAGCAGAGACTACCTCACTGACATATGAACGGAAGCTCGACAACAATTCCATTGCTGTGCAGAATGCCTTGTTCGAATATCAGGTCAATTATGCGCAATCAGTCAACCTGTTGGATTTCTCTCTGGTTCAAGATAATGTACAGGAAGGTTCGGAGTTCTATAACAATCTCAAAAAACGTATTGAGATAGACTATGGGAATGCAAACGCCAAAGGCACACCAAAGATTATTGATCCGCTGGAGAACTACCGGATTGATTCCATAAGCCAGGTTCAGGATGGAGCATACAAAATCAAATTTTTCAAGCTATTTCCGGTTCTACTCGATAACGAACAGGTCTATGAGGCAGATTTGAATACTTATACACTTGTTCGAAGTCAAACATCAGGTAATTGGCAAGTAAGTAACTTTGGGAGAGAAGAGTGCTCTATCTATCGTGACCCCTCTGACCCAGGCTCCTTATGTACTGATAACGGAGTGAAAAAATTATTTAGTGGCGATCCTTGGCCAAACTGA
- a CDS encoding N-acetylmuramoyl-L-alanine amidase: protein MRVKSSVIILVIMILLISSHVPIRADASAAGSKSLARATGQKVICIDAGHQSKGNNAKEPISPGSRTVKPKVSSGTQGVATGKPEYKLTLEVALKLEKVLQNDYKVVMLRRSNNVDISNSERATRCNQAGADLALRLHADGNDNRSIQGMSFLYPSADSPSTKKIAPQSLEITKVLSKAVLKETQATSRGLIPRSDLTGFNWSKVPVLLIEMGFMTNREEDLKLSQAAYQDKIVLGIKKGLDSYYKVKK from the coding sequence ATGCGTGTGAAATCGAGTGTTATCATCTTAGTTATCATGATCTTATTGATCTCAAGCCATGTTCCGATAAGAGCTGATGCGAGTGCTGCAGGTTCTAAATCACTGGCCAGAGCAACGGGACAGAAAGTTATCTGTATAGATGCCGGGCACCAAAGCAAAGGTAATAACGCTAAAGAGCCAATATCGCCAGGAAGCCGCACGGTTAAACCAAAGGTGTCCAGCGGTACACAAGGCGTGGCCACCGGCAAACCCGAATATAAACTCACCTTGGAAGTGGCATTGAAGCTGGAGAAAGTGCTTCAGAATGATTACAAGGTGGTAATGCTTCGCCGTAGTAATAATGTAGATATATCTAATAGCGAACGGGCCACACGTTGTAATCAGGCAGGTGCCGATCTCGCCCTTAGACTACATGCGGATGGAAATGACAATCGCAGTATACAAGGGATGTCATTTCTATACCCTTCTGCCGATAGCCCATCCACAAAGAAAATTGCACCGCAAAGTCTCGAGATCACTAAGGTCTTGTCTAAAGCTGTGCTTAAGGAAACACAGGCAACCTCGCGTGGATTAATTCCACGTAGCGATCTGACCGGATTCAACTGGTCAAAAGTGCCTGTTCTGCTTATCGAAATGGGCTTCATGACAAACCGGGAAGAAGACCTGAAGTTAAGCCAAGCGGCATATCAGGATAAGATTGTTCTAGGGATTAAAAAAGGTTTGGATTCTTATTATAAAGTAAAGAAATAA
- a CDS encoding MepB family protein, with protein sequence MNTFYKTLTYVKEVLYEPTHLTIESIREEPQNSEYGAGLFQLNSKSVRFRVAKITPTKTGQFVVFWEKDADHKNQAFSYENAPDLLVINVFNPTTNDLGQFVFPKDVLVKHKILTTAAAKGKMAIRVYPSWDTPTSKQALATQKWQLPYFIIVDNKNEIQIQELNRLYFN encoded by the coding sequence ATGAATACATTTTATAAGACCCTAACCTATGTAAAAGAAGTATTGTATGAACCTACTCACTTAACAATTGAATCGATCCGCGAGGAACCTCAGAACTCCGAATATGGAGCTGGTCTATTCCAGCTAAATTCCAAGTCCGTTCGGTTTAGAGTTGCCAAAATAACACCGACCAAAACAGGACAGTTCGTCGTTTTCTGGGAAAAAGATGCAGATCATAAAAACCAGGCCTTTTCTTATGAAAACGCCCCTGACTTATTGGTTATTAATGTTTTTAACCCCACTACCAATGATCTTGGACAATTTGTTTTTCCAAAAGATGTTCTTGTGAAACATAAGATCCTTACAACAGCTGCTGCCAAAGGAAAAATGGCTATTCGAGTCTATCCTAGTTGGGATACTCCTACCAGTAAACAAGCATTAGCTACGCAGAAGTGGCAATTGCCCTATTTTATTATTGTGGATAATAAAAATGAGATACAAATACAAGAATTAAACCGATTATACTTCAATTGA
- a CDS encoding polyprenyl synthetase family protein, translating to MHHMNEKVRNHTNTEYRLAEQKAAQYFRSLYDQVMDKSYVTALTEDIRIWRNNHIHHLPWLSFVSQGKKKPDTRDYSTYIQWLSYTGKLDDYLSRSVSYIYMRDLGKALDSPVTQTRMKRAIADLKKYLLQSTSANSGGEPEFMNWAGVYRWAQKEGIEAATIWVFNKLRSVSAHIPEGMNAEHAQRKLIKIIVGVILHVMEEMDDAVLPVERSRRLDEAIRLGYSYGLTYPFIDDLLDSQVLTVQEKEQYSDMIRTALLTGSVPELGEWSGDQLELIQYIHSELTDAFEYIKQHQRPDTQQIFFEQSYVFFHAQDIDRVKVLSRGDYTNEELYIPVILKSASSRLIARSVSSAPEDEGFEQRTFFYGIYNQLADDFADMFDDMKDGAVTPYTYYLKYHHQRSDLINPFELYWVVISNLIHTVYHSDTMAREVILARAINGLKRYKERVGMIKYDEIMEIFAPGNSKFYRLIQKMVRTADDVDFFDKLLRDRMITYLKSDSEEKEDFFNTVKNVRSQINNQLTFTKSHGIPAMKEQLIDAANYSLEGDGKRIRPILTWVMGVNEYGLDASAIAPLLRSLEYMHTASLIFDDLPSQDNASTRRGRQTLHQVHNSATAELTGLYLIQKAIGEQASLDQFKAETVLALIRYSAQKAEDMCMGQAMDLDSKGKTLTLEQLNMVCFYKTGVAFEACLVMPAMLAQVSESEISALKKFAYHMGIAFQIKDDLLDVEGDMHVLGKPVGKDSDNNHSNFVSILGQEGASKEMWEHYCLAMEALKEVPRNIAFLKHLMNYVVNRDR from the coding sequence GTGCATCATATGAATGAAAAAGTCAGAAATCATACTAATACGGAATATCGACTGGCTGAGCAGAAGGCGGCACAGTATTTTAGATCACTTTATGATCAGGTCATGGACAAGTCTTATGTGACTGCGTTGACAGAAGATATTAGGATATGGAGAAATAATCATATTCATCATTTGCCATGGCTATCCTTCGTTTCGCAGGGGAAGAAGAAACCGGATACTCGGGATTATTCTACATACATCCAATGGCTGAGTTATACGGGGAAATTGGATGATTACCTGAGTCGAAGTGTCTCCTATATTTATATGAGGGATTTAGGCAAGGCCTTGGATTCTCCTGTCACACAGACCCGGATGAAGCGTGCCATTGCTGACTTAAAGAAGTACTTACTCCAGTCCACCAGCGCAAACAGTGGAGGCGAACCGGAGTTTATGAATTGGGCAGGGGTGTATCGGTGGGCCCAAAAGGAAGGTATAGAAGCTGCCACAATCTGGGTATTCAACAAACTAAGGTCTGTGTCTGCTCATATTCCCGAGGGAATGAATGCGGAGCATGCCCAGCGTAAGCTGATCAAGATCATTGTTGGAGTTATTCTGCATGTGATGGAAGAAATGGATGACGCAGTATTACCTGTGGAACGTTCCCGCAGACTGGATGAAGCGATCAGACTTGGTTACTCTTATGGCCTAACCTATCCTTTCATTGATGATCTGCTTGATTCTCAGGTTCTGACCGTTCAAGAGAAGGAACAATACTCCGATATGATCCGTACCGCACTTCTCACTGGGTCTGTACCTGAGCTTGGCGAATGGTCCGGAGATCAGTTGGAATTGATTCAATACATACATTCGGAGCTCACGGATGCCTTTGAGTATATCAAGCAACATCAGAGACCAGATACACAGCAAATATTTTTTGAACAGTCCTATGTCTTTTTTCATGCTCAAGATATCGACCGGGTCAAGGTTCTATCCCGAGGGGATTACACCAATGAAGAGCTGTATATCCCCGTCATTCTAAAGTCTGCTTCGTCCCGGTTAATTGCCCGTTCTGTGAGTAGTGCTCCTGAGGATGAGGGATTTGAGCAACGAACCTTCTTTTATGGCATATATAACCAGCTTGCCGATGATTTTGCGGATATGTTTGACGATATGAAGGACGGTGCGGTAACCCCTTATACCTACTATTTAAAATATCATCATCAAAGATCAGATCTGATCAACCCCTTTGAGTTATACTGGGTAGTCATTTCCAATTTGATCCATACTGTGTATCACTCCGATACCATGGCTCGTGAGGTGATATTGGCTCGTGCAATAAATGGACTTAAACGATATAAAGAACGTGTAGGTATGATTAAGTATGATGAAATAATGGAGATATTTGCACCCGGAAATTCGAAATTTTATCGTCTTATTCAGAAGATGGTGCGAACAGCGGATGACGTGGATTTCTTCGATAAGCTGCTTCGGGACCGGATGATCACCTATTTGAAGAGCGATTCAGAGGAAAAGGAAGACTTTTTCAATACGGTTAAAAATGTCCGTAGTCAGATTAATAACCAATTGACCTTTACCAAGTCTCATGGGATTCCGGCAATGAAAGAACAGCTTATAGATGCTGCAAATTACAGCCTGGAAGGGGACGGGAAGCGGATACGCCCTATTTTGACTTGGGTCATGGGTGTGAACGAATATGGATTAGATGCATCGGCAATTGCACCGCTACTGAGATCACTGGAGTATATGCATACCGCATCCCTGATTTTTGATGACCTGCCTTCTCAGGATAATGCGTCGACGCGTAGAGGGCGCCAGACCTTGCATCAGGTTCACAATAGCGCTACCGCGGAATTAACCGGTCTGTATCTAATCCAGAAGGCAATTGGGGAACAAGCCTCTCTTGACCAGTTCAAGGCTGAGACAGTTCTTGCTTTGATCCGTTATTCGGCCCAGAAGGCAGAAGATATGTGTATGGGACAGGCCATGGATTTGGACTCCAAAGGAAAGACATTAACATTGGAACAGCTGAATATGGTTTGCTTTTACAAAACAGGAGTGGCGTTCGAAGCTTGTCTCGTAATGCCGGCCATGCTCGCACAGGTCAGTGAGTCGGAGATTAGTGCGCTCAAGAAGTTCGCCTATCATATGGGGATTGCCTTTCAGATTAAGGATGATTTGCTTGATGTGGAAGGGGATATGCACGTACTCGGCAAACCTGTTGGCAAGGACTCGGATAACAACCATTCGAATTTCGTATCTATCCTGGGTCAAGAAGGTGCCAGCAAAGAGATGTGGGAGCACTACTGCCTTGCCATGGAAGCACTGAAAGAGGTACCCCGCAATATCGCTTTTCTGAAGCACTTAATGAATTATGTAGTAAACAGGGATCGTTAA
- a CDS encoding LacI family DNA-binding transcriptional regulator, producing MKTIIDIAKAAGVAKSTVSRYLNGGPVSDETKEKIELVIKKYHYVPNTFAQSLKAKKTSIIGAIVPRLDSFATSQTLMGIDDELRIRQHQLLISNASQNLDREIEAIYELARQKISGLLLLAAQVTDRHLKAVKDCGIPVLLVGQRHTAIHSLIHDDFRAGHLMGRHVLEKGHRRIAYLGVTERDIAVGVRRKEGFNEALKEYPDCQVRYYESGFGMNEAVMAAEALLEEWKPTLIMCATDNIALGVMKAALVRRISIPSGLSVTGFGGYDITEITHPALTTVQFHYRQAGSLAAESIISLVNGETVDMITTSGCRLIERESVDNLQ from the coding sequence ATGAAAACCATAATCGACATTGCCAAAGCGGCGGGAGTGGCTAAAAGTACAGTTTCCCGCTATCTGAACGGCGGGCCGGTCAGTGATGAGACCAAGGAAAAGATCGAACTTGTCATAAAGAAGTATCATTATGTTCCAAATACCTTCGCCCAAAGCCTAAAAGCCAAGAAGACGAGCATTATCGGGGCTATTGTTCCCCGACTGGATTCCTTTGCCACCTCCCAGACTCTGATGGGGATCGACGATGAGCTGAGAATAAGGCAACACCAATTACTGATTTCCAATGCCTCCCAGAATCTGGACCGGGAAATTGAGGCGATTTACGAACTGGCGCGGCAAAAAATATCCGGACTGCTGCTTCTGGCGGCACAGGTGACGGACAGGCACTTGAAAGCGGTCAAGGATTGTGGAATTCCGGTGCTTCTTGTCGGCCAGCGGCATACTGCCATTCACAGCCTGATTCACGATGATTTTCGCGCAGGCCATTTGATGGGGAGACATGTCCTTGAGAAGGGTCATCGCCGGATTGCCTATCTGGGCGTAACGGAGCGTGACATCGCAGTTGGCGTGCGGCGGAAGGAAGGCTTCAATGAGGCACTGAAAGAATACCCGGACTGTCAGGTTAGGTATTATGAATCCGGATTCGGGATGAATGAAGCCGTCATGGCCGCCGAAGCGCTACTGGAAGAATGGAAGCCAACCCTCATCATGTGCGCCACTGATAATATCGCGCTTGGTGTGATGAAAGCGGCCTTGGTCCGCCGGATTTCGATTCCTTCCGGTCTGTCGGTAACCGGATTTGGTGGTTATGATATTACGGAGATTACCCATCCCGCTCTTACGACTGTGCAGTTTCATTACAGGCAGGCTGGCAGCCTGGCGGCTGAGAGTATCATATCGCTGGTGAATGGTGAAACGGTGGACATGATCACGACTTCAGGCTGTCGGTTAATAGAGAGAGAAAGCGTTGACAATTTGCAGTGA
- a CDS encoding glycoside hydrolase family 32 protein, with amino-acid sequence MKMSRERLYRRLEEADPGEWEALKQLVEQSPWRQRYHIQPVAGLLNDPNGFSYFEGRYHLFYQWFPLGTQHGMKYWYHTVSSDLVRWENRGIAIAPDSPYDSHGVFSGSAIEKDGRLYLMFTGNTRSAEWIRQPYQCLAYMEPDGTISKHSTPVISEVPPGYTDHFRDPKVWKTGDSYYCVIGAQRSDKTGCALLYRSPDLLEWHFEGEMGTRLKDFGYMWECPDYFEMDGSALLLISPQGLEPEDDRFQNIYQSGYLIGLPIGFDDSKGFHHGEFHELDRGFDFYAPQTTLSPDGRRILTAWMGLPDIDYPTDSQGWAHCLCLPRELHLAEGRLIQRPARELVNLRGFESRKQLVVSHNTVSVDGFTGTSYELLVHIREEGASSFGIEFRVGDGEKTVIAYDRASGKATLDRSLSGQSVAQEFGTKRSCLVPLQNGILTLRLFVDVSSVEVFVNDGQEVFTARIFPDPASTGIHFFAEGGSAAFDASKWDIHNWGGYPR; translated from the coding sequence ATGAAAATGAGCAGAGAACGGCTGTACCGACGTCTTGAGGAGGCCGACCCGGGAGAATGGGAAGCGCTAAAGCAATTGGTTGAGCAAAGTCCATGGAGACAAAGATATCATATTCAACCTGTGGCTGGCTTGTTAAATGATCCAAATGGTTTTTCGTATTTTGAAGGAAGATATCATTTGTTTTATCAATGGTTTCCTTTAGGGACGCAGCATGGCATGAAATATTGGTACCACACCGTATCTTCCGACCTCGTCCGATGGGAGAATAGGGGGATCGCCATCGCACCGGACAGTCCTTATGATTCACATGGTGTATTTTCCGGGAGTGCTATTGAGAAAGACGGCCGGCTATATCTCATGTTTACTGGAAACACACGGAGTGCAGAATGGATTCGCCAGCCCTATCAATGTCTGGCTTATATGGAACCGGACGGAACGATCAGCAAACACAGCACACCGGTAATCTCCGAGGTCCCCCCGGGATATACCGATCATTTCAGGGACCCCAAAGTGTGGAAGACTGGGGACAGTTACTACTGTGTGATTGGTGCGCAGCGTTCCGACAAGACAGGATGTGCCTTATTGTATCGTTCTCCTGATTTGCTTGAGTGGCATTTTGAGGGGGAGATGGGAACCCGGCTGAAGGATTTTGGCTACATGTGGGAGTGCCCCGATTATTTTGAAATGGACGGATCAGCCTTACTGTTGATCTCGCCGCAGGGGCTGGAGCCGGAGGATGACCGTTTCCAGAATATATATCAATCCGGTTATCTGATAGGGCTGCCCATCGGGTTTGACGACAGTAAGGGATTTCACCATGGCGAATTTCATGAACTGGACCGGGGTTTTGATTTCTACGCACCGCAGACGACGTTGAGTCCAGACGGAAGAAGAATCCTGACGGCCTGGATGGGACTTCCCGATATCGACTATCCAACGGATAGCCAAGGCTGGGCCCACTGTCTCTGTCTTCCCCGGGAGCTGCATCTGGCTGAAGGCAGATTGATTCAACGTCCGGCCCGAGAACTGGTCAACCTGCGGGGATTCGAGTCCAGGAAGCAGCTGGTTGTGAGCCATAACACCGTTTCTGTAGACGGATTCACAGGAACTTCTTATGAGCTTCTGGTCCACATCCGCGAGGAAGGAGCAAGTTCCTTCGGCATTGAATTCCGGGTCGGCGACGGGGAGAAGACGGTCATTGCCTATGACAGGGCAAGCGGTAAGGCAACACTGGATCGGTCGTTGTCAGGACAGAGCGTTGCCCAGGAATTCGGAACCAAGCGGAGCTGCCTCGTACCTTTGCAAAATGGGATTCTGACCTTGCGATTATTTGTGGATGTTTCTTCAGTAGAGGTTTTTGTGAACGACGGGCAGGAGGTATTTACGGCGCGAATTTTTCCGGATCCGGCGAGTACAGGCATCCATTTTTTCGCTGAAGGCGGCAGCGCTGCTTTTGATGCAAGCAAATGGGACATTCATAATTGGGGAGGATATCCAAGATGA